Proteins encoded within one genomic window of Variovorax sp. OAS795:
- a CDS encoding CcoQ/FixQ family Cbb3-type cytochrome c oxidase assembly chaperone has protein sequence MIDLTTLRVAATVLCFALFLGIVAWAYARRNASRFEEAAHLPFEQD, from the coding sequence ATGATCGATCTGACCACCTTGCGCGTTGCCGCCACCGTGCTGTGCTTCGCGCTCTTCCTCGGCATCGTGGCCTGGGCCTACGCCCGGCGCAATGCCTCGCGCTTCGAGGAAGCCGCCCATCTGCCGTTCGAGCAGGACTGA
- the ccoP gene encoding cytochrome-c oxidase, cbb3-type subunit III, producing the protein MSDFINNFWSNYVAAGTVLSILGCALLLWLTARKRVASDADNTTGHVWDEDLRESNNPLPLWWVGLFVLTIIFSVGYLVVFPGLGSFSGQAGWSTRSEYDAEVDKANQALAPVYASYAGMPMEDVAREPKAMAIGERLFMNNCSQCHGSDARGSKGFPNLTDKDWLHGGTPEKIAETITKGRIGMMPPLAAAVGTQDEVKNLANYVLSLSGAPHDSVRAGLGKSKFTVCAACHGIGGVGNQAVGAPNLSDKVWLHGYGEAAIVQIVNAGKHSEMPPQEGRLTEAQIKLLASYVWGLSNPVAGP; encoded by the coding sequence ATGAGCGATTTCATCAACAATTTCTGGTCCAACTACGTCGCCGCCGGCACGGTGCTGAGCATCCTCGGGTGCGCGCTGCTGCTGTGGCTCACGGCGCGCAAGCGCGTGGCCTCCGATGCGGACAACACCACCGGCCATGTCTGGGACGAGGACCTGCGCGAATCCAACAACCCGCTGCCCCTGTGGTGGGTCGGCCTGTTCGTGCTGACCATCATCTTTTCGGTCGGCTACCTGGTGGTCTTTCCGGGCCTCGGCAGCTTCAGCGGCCAGGCCGGCTGGAGCACCCGGAGCGAGTACGACGCCGAAGTCGACAAGGCCAACCAGGCGCTGGCGCCGGTCTACGCGAGCTACGCCGGCATGCCGATGGAAGACGTTGCGCGCGAACCCAAGGCCATGGCCATCGGCGAGCGGCTGTTCATGAACAACTGCTCCCAATGCCACGGCTCCGACGCGCGCGGCAGCAAGGGCTTTCCCAACCTGACCGACAAGGACTGGCTGCACGGCGGCACGCCCGAGAAGATCGCCGAGACCATCACCAAGGGTCGCATCGGCATGATGCCGCCGCTGGCGGCCGCGGTCGGTACCCAGGACGAGGTGAAGAACCTGGCGAACTACGTGCTGAGCCTGTCGGGCGCGCCGCACGACTCGGTGCGCGCGGGCCTGGGCAAGTCGAAGTTCACCGTGTGCGCTGCCTGCCACGGCATCGGCGGTGTCGGCAACCAGGCCGTGGGCGCGCCCAACCTCAGCGACAAGGTCTGGCTGCACGGCTATGGCGAGGCTGCGATCGTGCAGATCGTCAATGCCGGCAAGCACAGCGAGATGCCGCCGCAGGAAGGCCGCCTGACCGAGGCGCAGATCAAGCTGCTCGCTTCCTATGTCTGGGGCCTTTCCAACCCCGTCGCCGGGCCCTGA
- the ccoS gene encoding cbb3-type cytochrome oxidase assembly protein CcoS, whose amino-acid sequence MDILFLLIPLSVVLVLAILGGLWWAIERGQFDDIEIEGDRILQGD is encoded by the coding sequence ATGGACATCCTCTTTCTCCTGATCCCGCTTTCCGTGGTGCTGGTGCTCGCCATTCTCGGCGGCCTGTGGTGGGCCATCGAGCGTGGGCAATTCGACGACATCGAGATCGAAGGCGACCGCATCCTGCAAGGCGATTGA
- a CDS encoding sulfite exporter TauE/SafE family protein, with protein sequence MQTGLVMAALLMGLAGGPHCVAMCGAASAAVIRIVPAPASGRAAGGMALPAQAAFHLGRIASYAAAGAMAAASVDSLAQAGTQVAALRPLWMLLHVFVFAWGAVLAVAGRQPVWAQRIGRTLEGRLRPLAGSSPLGMLATGALWVAMPCGLLYSALLLASLGNGPLQGGLAMLLFAIGSGLSLLLAPWLWQRLRWSGGAVPQAWGARLAGALLAAMALRALWLDMAHQIEAWCS encoded by the coding sequence ATGCAGACCGGGCTGGTCATGGCTGCCTTGTTGATGGGCCTCGCAGGCGGGCCGCACTGCGTGGCCATGTGCGGCGCGGCATCGGCTGCCGTGATCCGCATCGTGCCCGCACCGGCTTCGGGCCGCGCGGCCGGCGGCATGGCGCTGCCCGCGCAGGCGGCGTTCCACCTGGGCCGCATCGCAAGCTATGCCGCGGCGGGCGCCATGGCGGCGGCGAGCGTCGACAGCCTGGCACAAGCCGGCACGCAGGTGGCGGCGCTCAGGCCGCTTTGGATGCTGCTGCATGTGTTCGTGTTCGCCTGGGGCGCCGTGCTGGCCGTGGCGGGCCGGCAGCCGGTGTGGGCGCAACGCATCGGCCGCACGCTCGAAGGCCGCCTGCGCCCGCTGGCCGGAAGCTCGCCCCTCGGCATGCTTGCGACCGGTGCACTCTGGGTGGCGATGCCCTGCGGGCTGCTCTATTCGGCGCTGCTGCTGGCGAGCCTGGGCAACGGGCCGCTGCAAGGTGGGCTCGCGATGCTGCTGTTCGCCATCGGCAGCGGCCTTTCGCTGTTGCTCGCGCCATGGCTCTGGCAAAGGCTCAGGTGGAGCGGCGGCGCGGTGCCGCAGGCGTGGGGCGCGCGCCTGGCCGGCGCATTGCTCGCAGCCATGGCGCTGCGGGCGCTGTGGCTGGATATGGCGCACCAGATCGAGGCCTGGTGCAGCTGA
- the ccoN gene encoding cytochrome-c oxidase, cbb3-type subunit I, with protein sequence MQPSNPPAAAYDDTVVRQFALMSVVWGVVGMLVGVIIASQLAWPELNLGIPWLSYGRLRPLHTNAVIFAFGGCALMATSFHVVQRTCQVRLFAPALASFVFWGWQAVIVAAAISLPLGYTTGKEYAELEWPIDILIAAVWVSYAVVFFGTIGVRKVRHIYVANWFFGAFIIAVALLHIVNSAEIPAGWMKSYSAYAGVQDAMVQWWYGHNAVGFFLTAGFLGMMYYYIPKQAGRPVYSYRLSIVHFWALIFTYMWAGPHHLHYTALPDWTQSLGMVFSLILLAPSWGGMINGVMTLSGAWHKLRTDPILRFLIVALSFYGMATFEGPLMSIKTVNALSHYTDWTVGHVHAGALGWVGFITMGSLYYLVPRMYGRTEMYSVKAIDAHFWIATIGIVLYIAAMWIAGVMQGLMWRAINPDGTLTYTFVESVKATYPFYVVRLAGGLLYLGGMLVMAWNVWMTVISGRSVQASIPPVAVAHA encoded by the coding sequence ATGCAACCATCCAATCCCCCCGCGGCGGCCTACGACGATACCGTCGTCAGGCAGTTCGCCCTCATGTCCGTTGTCTGGGGCGTCGTCGGCATGCTCGTCGGCGTGATCATCGCCTCGCAGCTGGCCTGGCCCGAGCTCAACCTCGGCATCCCCTGGCTCAGCTACGGCCGGCTGCGGCCGCTGCACACCAACGCGGTGATCTTCGCGTTCGGCGGCTGCGCGCTCATGGCCACCAGCTTCCACGTGGTGCAGCGCACCTGCCAGGTCCGGCTCTTTGCGCCGGCGCTCGCGTCGTTCGTGTTCTGGGGCTGGCAGGCCGTGATCGTGGCCGCCGCCATCAGCCTGCCGCTGGGCTACACCACGGGCAAGGAATACGCCGAGCTCGAGTGGCCGATCGACATCCTCATCGCGGCGGTGTGGGTGTCCTATGCGGTCGTGTTCTTCGGCACCATCGGCGTTCGCAAGGTACGCCACATCTACGTGGCCAACTGGTTCTTCGGCGCATTCATCATCGCCGTGGCCTTGCTGCACATCGTCAACAGCGCCGAGATCCCTGCGGGCTGGATGAAGAGCTATTCGGCCTATGCCGGCGTGCAGGACGCCATGGTGCAGTGGTGGTACGGGCACAACGCGGTGGGCTTCTTCCTCACGGCGGGCTTCCTGGGAATGATGTACTACTACATCCCCAAGCAGGCCGGCCGCCCGGTGTATTCGTACCGGCTCTCCATCGTCCACTTCTGGGCGCTGATCTTCACCTACATGTGGGCCGGCCCGCACCACCTGCACTACACGGCGCTGCCGGACTGGACGCAGTCGCTGGGCATGGTGTTCTCGCTGATCCTTCTCGCGCCGAGCTGGGGCGGCATGATCAACGGCGTGATGACGCTCTCGGGCGCCTGGCACAAGCTGCGCACCGACCCGATCCTGCGCTTCCTGATCGTGGCGCTGTCGTTCTACGGCATGGCGACCTTCGAGGGACCGTTGATGTCCATCAAGACCGTCAACGCACTGAGCCACTACACCGACTGGACCGTGGGCCACGTGCATGCCGGCGCGCTGGGCTGGGTGGGCTTCATCACCATGGGATCGCTCTACTACCTGGTCCCGCGCATGTACGGCCGTACGGAGATGTACAGCGTGAAGGCCATCGACGCGCACTTCTGGATCGCCACCATCGGCATCGTGCTGTACATCGCCGCCATGTGGATCGCCGGCGTGATGCAGGGCCTGATGTGGCGCGCCATCAACCCGGACGGCACGCTCACCTACACCTTCGTGGAGAGCGTGAAGGCCACCTACCCGTTCTACGTGGTGCGGCTGGCGGGCGGCCTGCTGTACCTGGGCGGCATGCTGGTGATGGCCTGGAACGTGTGGATGACCGTCATCTCTGGGCGCTCGGTGCAGGCGTCGATCCCGCCCGTTGCCGTGGCCCACGCCTGA
- the hemN gene encoding oxygen-independent coproporphyrinogen III oxidase encodes MTSSSTAFAGCAPVHDAAPLPAALLRQFDVAGPRYTSYPTADRFVEAFDADDYALALQGRRDAGASAAPLSLYVHIPFCESLCYYCACNKIVTRHHEKGTQYLAYLAREIRLQVAQLGRGTAVSQLHLGGGTPTFLNDAELGQLLAMLRGAFVFLPGGEQSIEIDPRTVDAARLAHLASLGFNRLSFGVQDFDPDVQKAVHRIQPARQVFDLMAEARALGFCSINVDLIYGLPRQDDASFDRTMAQVCELRPDRIALYAYAHLPERFKPQRRIAAEDLPDAAARVRMLARAIATLTEAGYVYIGMDHFALPDDPLAVARREGRLHRDFQGYSTQPGGDLVALGVSAIGRVGATYSQNAKTIEAYYDLLDQGRLPVVRGLALTRDDVLRRDVIMALMCRGHVGFDAMGDAHRIDFRHYFATEFAALGPLAAEGLVRVTDHDIEVTPEGWFVVRAIAMVFDRYCRENRTRFSRVV; translated from the coding sequence ATGACTTCGTCTTCCACCGCCTTTGCCGGCTGCGCCCCTGTTCACGATGCGGCGCCCCTGCCGGCCGCCTTGCTTCGCCAGTTCGACGTCGCGGGTCCGCGCTACACCTCCTACCCGACGGCCGACCGCTTCGTCGAAGCCTTCGATGCCGACGACTACGCGCTTGCGCTGCAAGGCCGGCGCGACGCGGGCGCGTCCGCGGCGCCGCTGTCGCTGTACGTGCACATTCCGTTCTGCGAATCGCTGTGCTACTACTGCGCGTGCAACAAGATCGTGACGCGGCATCACGAGAAAGGCACGCAGTACCTCGCCTACCTGGCGCGCGAGATCCGCCTTCAGGTGGCGCAGCTGGGGCGCGGCACCGCCGTGAGCCAGCTGCACCTGGGCGGCGGCACGCCGACGTTCCTGAACGACGCCGAACTGGGCCAGCTCCTCGCGATGCTGCGCGGGGCCTTCGTCTTTCTTCCCGGCGGCGAGCAGTCCATCGAGATCGATCCGCGCACCGTCGACGCGGCGCGGCTCGCACACCTGGCGTCGCTGGGTTTCAACCGCCTGAGCTTCGGCGTGCAGGACTTCGATCCCGACGTGCAGAAGGCCGTGCACCGGATCCAGCCGGCACGCCAGGTGTTCGACCTGATGGCCGAGGCCCGCGCGCTGGGCTTCTGCTCGATCAACGTCGACCTGATCTACGGCCTGCCGCGCCAGGACGACGCGTCGTTCGACCGCACGATGGCGCAGGTCTGCGAGCTGCGGCCCGACCGCATCGCGCTCTATGCCTATGCGCACCTGCCCGAGCGCTTCAAGCCGCAGCGGCGCATCGCGGCAGAAGACCTGCCCGATGCAGCAGCGCGGGTGCGGATGCTCGCGCGCGCCATCGCAACGCTCACCGAGGCCGGTTACGTCTACATCGGCATGGACCACTTCGCGCTGCCCGACGACCCGCTCGCGGTCGCCAGGCGGGAAGGGCGGCTGCACCGCGACTTCCAGGGCTACAGCACACAGCCGGGCGGCGACCTGGTGGCGCTCGGTGTTTCAGCCATCGGCCGCGTCGGCGCCACCTACAGCCAGAACGCCAAGACCATCGAGGCCTACTACGATCTGCTCGACCAGGGCCGCCTGCCCGTGGTTCGCGGCCTTGCGCTCACCCGCGACGACGTGCTGCGGCGCGACGTGATCATGGCGCTGATGTGCAGGGGGCATGTCGGCTTCGACGCCATGGGCGATGCGCACCGGATCGACTTCCGGCACTACTTCGCCACCGAGTTCGCAGCGCTGGGTCCGCTGGCGGCCGAGGGGCTGGTGCGGGTCACCGACCATGACATCGAGGTGACGCCGGAGGGATGGTTCGTGGTGCGCGCCATCGCGATGGTGTTCGACCGGTATTGCCGCGAGAACCGCACGCGCTTTTCGCGCGTGGTCTGA
- the ccoO gene encoding cytochrome-c oxidase, cbb3-type subunit II, producing the protein MNPNTERKGSGFTHEKVETNNLLMIVLILVVIAIGGMVEIVPLFFQKSTTEPIQGLKPHSALQLAGRDVYLREGCYNCHSQMIRPFRSETLRYGHYSVAGEFVYDHPFQWGSKRTGPDLHRVGGKYSDEWQRIHLNNPRDLVPESNMPAYSWLDKNLVDAEAMPRRMRALRQVGVPYSDEEIARAAEEVRGKTELDATVAYLQSLGLALK; encoded by the coding sequence ATGAACCCGAATACCGAACGCAAGGGCAGCGGCTTCACCCACGAGAAGGTGGAGACCAACAACCTGCTGATGATCGTGCTGATCCTGGTGGTGATCGCCATCGGCGGCATGGTCGAGATCGTGCCGCTGTTCTTCCAGAAGTCGACCACCGAGCCGATCCAGGGGCTGAAGCCGCACTCGGCGCTGCAGCTCGCCGGCCGCGACGTCTACCTGCGCGAGGGTTGCTACAACTGCCACTCGCAGATGATCCGGCCGTTCCGCTCGGAGACGCTGCGCTACGGCCATTATTCAGTGGCGGGCGAGTTCGTCTACGACCACCCGTTCCAGTGGGGCAGCAAGCGCACCGGGCCGGACCTGCACCGCGTGGGCGGCAAGTACAGCGACGAGTGGCAGCGCATCCACCTGAACAACCCGCGCGACCTTGTGCCCGAGTCGAACATGCCGGCCTATTCGTGGCTCGACAAGAACCTGGTCGACGCCGAAGCCATGCCACGCCGCATGCGTGCGCTGCGCCAGGTCGGCGTGCCGTACTCGGACGAGGAGATCGCCCGTGCGGCCGAAGAGGTTCGCGGCAAGACCGAGTTGGACGCGACCGTGGCCTATCTGCAATCGCTGGGCCTCGCGCTCAAGTAA
- a CDS encoding cation-translocating P-type ATPase has protein sequence MQAALAHFSPPAAPPRAPREAWQVLDDPSEWTAFGRALDDGTAGSGRWESQVAVEGMHCAGCGLTVESALLGVPGVAEVQVNAASQRARVVWSAAQTRPSRWFEAAEAAGYRLVPAADSSARERRSRDLRLALWRWLVSGFCMMQVMMYAYPAYIAQPGEMTADAALLLRWASWVLTLPVLFFSCGPFFRSAWRDVRQGRIGMDLPVAFGIAIAFAVSTAATFDDAGVLGQEVYFDSLTMFVFFLLTGRWLEARLRDRTAGSLEAVMNRLPDSIERLEADGGWQRVAVRRLKAGDLVRVRPGEAFPADGMLVDGGTSTDEALLTGESRPVPRARGERVLAGSHNLSATVQVRIESVGEGTRFAQIVRLMESAALGKPRLAQLADRIARPFLIVVLVSAAGAAAFWWHADSGKALMVAVAVLIVTCPCALSLATPAAMLASAGALARGGVLTSNLQALEALASVDTVVFDKTGTLTGDTPRLERVYCRQGLRPGDALEIGAALGAHSLHPGARALVNAWNAQFRSPPAWEVTRPAELAGLGLEGLLRRSASTEAPAHRVRLGSASHCDVPPLEVESPQVHLSDDAGWLASFVLAEELRPDAAAAVAALQAEGITVRLLSGDRDSAAREIAARAGIAFAQGGCTPEDKLEVLWRLQAEGRQVAMVGDGLNDGPSLARANASFAFGRAVPLSRARADFVVLGDALASIPRTIAQARRTLRVVRQNLAWAAGYNALCVPLAIAGWLPAWLAGLGMAASSLVVVLNAARLAAVRTGLR, from the coding sequence ATGCAAGCCGCGCTCGCCCACTTTTCCCCGCCCGCCGCGCCACCACGGGCTCCCCGTGAAGCCTGGCAGGTGCTCGACGATCCTTCCGAATGGACCGCGTTCGGCCGCGCGCTGGACGATGGCACGGCCGGCTCCGGCCGATGGGAATCGCAGGTCGCGGTCGAGGGCATGCACTGCGCGGGCTGCGGCCTCACGGTGGAATCGGCGCTGCTGGGCGTGCCCGGCGTGGCCGAGGTGCAGGTCAATGCCGCGAGCCAGCGCGCGCGCGTGGTGTGGTCCGCCGCACAGACGCGGCCTTCGCGCTGGTTCGAGGCCGCCGAAGCCGCGGGCTACCGGCTGGTGCCCGCCGCGGACAGCTCGGCGCGCGAGCGCCGTTCGCGCGACCTGCGGCTCGCGCTGTGGCGGTGGCTTGTGTCGGGCTTTTGCATGATGCAGGTGATGATGTATGCCTACCCGGCCTACATTGCGCAGCCGGGCGAGATGACGGCCGATGCCGCGCTGCTGCTGCGCTGGGCCTCGTGGGTGCTCACGCTGCCGGTGCTGTTCTTTTCCTGCGGGCCGTTCTTCCGCAGCGCGTGGCGCGACGTGCGCCAGGGCCGCATCGGCATGGACCTGCCGGTCGCCTTCGGCATTGCCATTGCCTTCGCGGTCAGCACCGCGGCCACCTTCGACGACGCGGGGGTGCTGGGGCAGGAGGTGTACTTCGACTCGCTGACGATGTTCGTGTTCTTCCTGCTCACGGGCCGTTGGCTCGAGGCGAGGCTGCGCGACCGCACGGCCGGCTCGCTCGAAGCCGTGATGAACCGCCTGCCCGACAGCATCGAACGCCTGGAGGCCGATGGCGGCTGGCAGCGCGTGGCCGTCCGGCGCCTGAAGGCGGGCGACCTGGTGCGGGTGCGCCCCGGCGAGGCGTTTCCGGCCGACGGCATGCTGGTCGATGGCGGCACCAGCACCGACGAGGCGCTGCTCACCGGCGAATCGCGGCCCGTGCCGCGTGCGCGCGGCGAGCGCGTGCTGGCCGGCAGCCACAACCTGTCGGCCACGGTGCAGGTGCGCATCGAATCGGTGGGCGAGGGCACGCGCTTCGCGCAGATCGTGCGGCTGATGGAAAGCGCGGCGCTCGGCAAGCCGCGCCTGGCGCAGCTGGCGGACCGGATCGCGCGGCCTTTTCTCATCGTGGTGCTGGTCTCGGCCGCCGGGGCCGCGGCCTTCTGGTGGCATGCCGATTCAGGCAAGGCCCTGATGGTGGCGGTGGCGGTGTTGATCGTGACCTGCCCGTGCGCGCTCTCGCTTGCCACCCCCGCCGCCATGCTCGCGAGCGCCGGGGCGCTGGCGCGCGGCGGCGTGCTGACCTCGAACCTGCAGGCGCTCGAGGCGCTGGCCTCGGTCGATACCGTGGTCTTCGACAAGACCGGCACGCTGACCGGCGACACGCCGCGCCTGGAGCGCGTCTATTGCAGGCAGGGCCTGCGTCCCGGCGATGCGCTGGAGATCGGCGCCGCGCTCGGCGCACACTCGCTGCACCCCGGCGCTCGCGCGCTGGTGAACGCATGGAACGCCCAGTTCCGCTCGCCACCGGCCTGGGAAGTGACCCGGCCTGCCGAGCTCGCGGGCCTCGGCCTCGAAGGCCTGCTGCGCCGAAGCGCGAGCACCGAGGCGCCGGCGCATCGCGTTCGGTTGGGCTCGGCCAGCCATTGCGATGTGCCGCCGCTCGAGGTCGAGTCGCCGCAGGTTCACCTGAGCGACGACGCGGGCTGGCTCGCGAGCTTCGTGCTCGCCGAGGAACTGCGCCCCGACGCTGCCGCCGCGGTGGCGGCGCTGCAGGCCGAAGGCATCACGGTGCGCCTGCTCTCGGGCGACCGCGACAGCGCGGCCCGCGAGATCGCCGCACGCGCCGGCATCGCCTTTGCGCAGGGCGGCTGCACGCCCGAAGACAAGCTCGAGGTGCTGTGGCGCCTGCAGGCCGAGGGCCGGCAGGTCGCGATGGTGGGCGACGGGCTCAACGACGGCCCTTCGCTGGCGCGCGCGAACGCGTCTTTCGCCTTCGGCCGCGCGGTGCCGCTCTCGCGTGCGCGGGCCGACTTCGTCGTGCTCGGCGATGCGCTCGCGTCCATCCCGCGCACCATCGCGCAGGCGCGCAGAACGCTGCGCGTGGTGCGGCAGAACCTCGCATGGGCCGCCGGCTACAACGCGCTGTGCGTGCCGCTGGCCATTGCCGGCTGGCTGCCCGCGTGGCTTGCAGGACTGGGCATGGCGGCCAGTTCGCTGGTGGTGGTGCTCAACGCGGCGCGGCTCGCGGCGGTGCGCACGGGGCTTCGCTGA
- a CDS encoding FixH family protein — protein MTTPAEKPWWRYPLLWMVIAGPALVVVASFVTFWIAWGSQDPLVSQDYYRRGVEINRSLADKKLMPAVSGRNHAATPEEAVPVPRREARP, from the coding sequence ATGACGACCCCCGCCGAGAAACCTTGGTGGCGCTATCCGCTGCTCTGGATGGTGATCGCCGGCCCGGCACTGGTGGTGGTCGCGAGCTTCGTGACCTTCTGGATCGCATGGGGGAGCCAGGATCCGCTGGTGTCGCAGGACTACTACCGCCGCGGCGTCGAGATCAACCGGTCGCTGGCGGACAAGAAGCTCATGCCCGCCGTCTCCGGGAGGAACCATGCGGCCACGCCCGAAGAGGCCGTGCCCGTGCCGCGCCGAGAGGCCAGGCCATGA
- the ccoG gene encoding cytochrome c oxidase accessory protein CcoG, translating into MDSSAPVSAPAPVDRPGARKVIPIASADGDAQGLYEATKKIYPRTVRGMFARWRWAMVFLTQLVFYGLPWAEWGERQLVLFDLAARRFYIFGLVLYPQDLIYLSGLLVVSALALFLFTAVAGRLWCGYACPQTVYTEIFMWVEHKIEGNRTARMRLDTEPMSLEKLVKKWFKHLVWIGIALWTGFTFVGYFTPIRDLGLAFLQTRMGSWEVFWVFFYGFATYGNAGFMREQVCKYMCPYARFQSAMFDRDTLIVTYDPKRGEPRAPRRKGPDPRSMALGDCIDCGLCVQVCPTGIDIREGLQYECIGCGLCVDACDTVMQKMAYAPRLIRYDTQNGMEAGWTRRQLLRRVLRPRVLVYSAILALLVAGLLASLVARTPLKVDVVRDRASLARIVEGGLLENVYRLQVMNATEEARHYRIAAHGIEGLRVSPDERITVDAAQSRWVAVRLQVPYGVVPAGSHAVHFDIRDEDSGVRVSEKAVFLVPR; encoded by the coding sequence ATGGATTCCTCCGCCCCCGTCTCCGCACCGGCACCTGTCGACCGCCCGGGCGCGCGCAAGGTCATTCCCATCGCTTCGGCCGACGGCGACGCGCAAGGCCTGTACGAAGCCACGAAGAAGATCTATCCGCGCACCGTGCGCGGCATGTTCGCGCGCTGGCGCTGGGCCATGGTGTTCCTGACGCAGCTGGTGTTCTACGGCCTGCCGTGGGCCGAGTGGGGCGAGCGGCAGCTGGTGCTGTTCGACCTGGCGGCGCGGCGCTTCTACATCTTCGGGCTGGTGCTCTACCCGCAGGACCTGATCTACCTCTCGGGCCTGCTGGTGGTCAGTGCGCTGGCGCTTTTTCTCTTTACCGCCGTGGCCGGGCGGCTGTGGTGCGGCTACGCGTGTCCGCAGACGGTCTACACCGAGATCTTCATGTGGGTGGAGCACAAGATCGAGGGCAACCGCACGGCGCGCATGCGGCTGGACACCGAACCCATGTCGCTCGAGAAGCTGGTGAAGAAGTGGTTCAAGCACCTGGTGTGGATCGGCATCGCGCTGTGGACCGGCTTCACCTTCGTGGGCTACTTCACGCCCATCCGCGACCTGGGCCTGGCCTTCCTGCAGACCCGCATGGGCTCGTGGGAGGTGTTCTGGGTCTTCTTCTACGGCTTTGCAACCTACGGCAACGCGGGCTTCATGCGCGAGCAGGTCTGCAAGTACATGTGCCCCTATGCGCGCTTCCAGAGCGCCATGTTCGACCGCGACACGCTCATCGTCACCTACGACCCGAAGCGCGGCGAGCCGCGCGCACCGCGGCGCAAGGGCCCCGATCCGCGCAGCATGGCACTGGGCGACTGCATCGACTGCGGGCTTTGCGTGCAGGTGTGCCCGACCGGCATCGACATCCGCGAGGGCCTGCAGTACGAATGCATCGGCTGCGGCCTTTGCGTGGACGCCTGCGACACGGTGATGCAGAAGATGGCCTATGCACCGCGGCTGATCCGCTACGACACGCAGAACGGCATGGAGGCCGGCTGGACGCGCCGCCAGCTGCTTCGCCGCGTGCTGCGTCCGCGCGTGCTGGTCTACAGCGCCATCCTGGCGCTGCTGGTGGCGGGGCTCCTGGCCAGCCTCGTCGCACGCACGCCGCTGAAGGTGGACGTGGTGCGCGACCGCGCGTCCCTGGCCCGCATCGTCGAGGGCGGCCTGCTCGAGAACGTCTACCGCCTGCAGGTCATGAACGCCACCGAGGAAGCCCGCCACTACCGCATTGCCGCGCACGGCATCGAAGGCCTCCGCGTCTCGCCCGACGAGCGCATCACCGTCGACGCGGCCCAGTCGCGCTGGGTCGCCGTGCGCCTGCAGGTGCCCTATGGCGTGGTGCCGGCCGGCTCGCACGCGGTGCACTTCGACATCCGCGACGAGGACAGCGGCGTGCGGGTGTCCGAAAAAGCGGTGTTCCTGGTGCCGCGCTGA